In a single window of the Acidobacteriota bacterium genome:
- a CDS encoding transglycosylase SLT domain-containing protein, giving the protein MLLVLHLAVPAAVPDPAAVSAVNLYSQRRYEEAAGELETFRSRDGEAYQKGFYALLYGRIAERQGRLSTALGEIASVSSGDMAVHQVIDGRMSQIARSTGNPLLERLLLRDAVLDLPKSEAAYHAQERIARNAAETANFGEASAVFAMPVLPKGSSSAPRRDLAGRFGEVLLQQRKTSEARLVFEKLLSETPDVKQPDDAALLSVLNLDVIDSGTDDNSAATPKLSEAEHMRRGGVYQFNREFAAARRHYLAILNDHPDSASVAEAIFQIGRGYTQSQDHSEAIKWYERISEIHADSPFAKDSLLQAASAYARVGKARESTSRYRSFIDRFPNDERLDRAYLNIVDVSRDAGDEVSAISWCDRTAEAFRGKRAEAQAVFAKARILLARQEWQLALAELERLSTFNDLGGYNVPGGAAKNEVTFLRAAALEKLKRVGEAVDLYLSLPEGRNEYFGMLATEKLQKLAAGKESSEAVRQKAAALAGGLDSKNAEERFAAASALLRIDPASSFGARARSVRDASVTMLPRFKQMPKESEKLSGPKDVFSTLGIYDDAILLKTQTASGTLPAEIYAKGGQADLALAVVDPIWKNTPTDLPPDLIPAEQAFLLYPTPFSDELLAAADANKVDPRMLLAIMRQESGFRADVKSVAAARGILQFIPSTAIRIASAANIENFAIDDLFYPPTSIKLAGNYVGELSRQFPNQPEAVIASYNGGDDNMKRWLGRSRSVDPGFYVPEIMFSQTKDYVIKVMSNYRMYRLIYDDRLRPNSPASSISR; this is encoded by the coding sequence ATGCTTCTCGTACTGCATTTGGCGGTGCCTGCGGCGGTGCCTGATCCGGCGGCGGTCTCGGCAGTGAACCTCTACTCACAACGAAGATATGAGGAGGCTGCAGGCGAGCTCGAGACATTTCGATCCAGGGACGGCGAGGCGTACCAAAAGGGCTTTTACGCCTTGCTCTACGGGCGCATCGCAGAAAGGCAGGGACGTTTGTCGACCGCTCTCGGTGAGATCGCTTCTGTCTCTTCAGGCGACATGGCTGTGCATCAGGTGATCGACGGTCGTATGTCGCAGATCGCCCGCAGCACCGGAAATCCGCTGCTCGAAAGGCTGCTGCTGCGTGATGCGGTCCTCGATCTTCCGAAAAGCGAGGCCGCATATCATGCCCAAGAGCGGATCGCACGAAATGCGGCCGAAACCGCGAATTTTGGCGAAGCGTCGGCAGTGTTCGCAATGCCGGTCTTGCCGAAAGGCTCGTCATCGGCCCCTCGTCGAGACCTTGCTGGTAGGTTCGGCGAGGTTCTGCTGCAGCAGCGGAAGACATCTGAAGCAAGGTTGGTCTTCGAAAAACTGCTATCAGAAACGCCTGACGTTAAGCAGCCTGACGATGCAGCGCTGCTCTCCGTATTGAATCTGGATGTCATAGATTCAGGGACAGACGACAATTCAGCCGCAACTCCGAAACTTTCCGAGGCCGAGCACATGCGGCGCGGCGGCGTCTATCAGTTCAATCGTGAATTTGCGGCGGCTCGGCGGCACTATCTCGCTATTCTCAACGACCATCCGGATTCTGCCAGTGTCGCTGAAGCTATCTTTCAGATCGGACGCGGCTACACTCAATCGCAAGACCACAGCGAAGCGATAAAGTGGTACGAGCGCATTTCGGAGATCCACGCTGACAGCCCTTTTGCAAAGGATTCATTGCTGCAGGCGGCTTCGGCATATGCGCGTGTCGGTAAGGCGAGAGAATCAACGTCGCGGTACCGGAGCTTCATAGATCGGTTTCCGAACGACGAAAGACTGGATCGAGCATACCTGAACATCGTTGATGTATCCCGCGATGCCGGCGATGAGGTGTCGGCGATAAGTTGGTGCGACCGTACCGCGGAGGCGTTCCGAGGTAAGAGGGCCGAGGCTCAGGCGGTATTTGCGAAGGCCCGCATCTTGTTAGCTCGCCAGGAATGGCAGCTTGCTCTTGCAGAACTCGAACGCCTCAGCACCTTCAATGATCTCGGGGGTTACAACGTTCCGGGCGGCGCGGCCAAGAACGAGGTAACATTCCTGCGGGCCGCGGCACTTGAAAAGCTGAAACGCGTCGGGGAAGCCGTCGACCTCTATCTTTCACTTCCTGAAGGCCGCAATGAGTATTTCGGAATGCTTGCAACCGAGAAACTTCAGAAGCTTGCGGCGGGCAAAGAGAGTTCCGAAGCCGTGCGGCAAAAGGCCGCTGCACTTGCAGGCGGCCTCGATTCGAAAAATGCGGAAGAGCGTTTCGCGGCAGCGTCGGCGCTATTGCGCATTGATCCGGCATCATCGTTCGGGGCAAGGGCCCGCAGCGTTCGCGATGCATCGGTGACGATGCTCCCTCGTTTCAAACAGATGCCAAAGGAATCCGAGAAGCTGTCCGGACCAAAGGACGTATTCTCCACCCTTGGCATTTACGATGATGCGATCCTGCTGAAGACCCAAACTGCCTCGGGAACATTACCGGCGGAGATATATGCAAAGGGTGGACAAGCCGATCTTGCCTTAGCTGTTGTCGATCCTATCTGGAAAAATACGCCGACCGATCTGCCGCCCGATCTGATACCGGCCGAACAGGCGTTTCTGCTTTATCCGACGCCGTTCTCAGATGAACTACTCGCAGCCGCCGACGCGAATAAGGTCGATCCGCGAATGCTTCTGGCAATAATGCGGCAAGAATCCGGATTCCGAGCAGACGTGAAATCAGTCGCGGCGGCTCGCGGTATTCTGCAGTTCATTCCCTCCACTGCCATACGCATCGCCTCTGCAGCGAACATAGAGAACTTCGCCATCGATGACCTGTTCTATCCGCCCACGTCCATAAAACTTGCCGGAAATTACGTTGGCGAGTTATCTCGTCAATTCCCGAATCAACCCGAGGCAGTGATTGCGAGCTACAACGGCGGGGATGATAATATGAAAAGGTGGTTGGGACGCTCCAGGTCGGTCGACCCGGGCTTTTATGTCCCCGAGATCATGTTTTCGCAGACCAAAGATTACGTAATAAAGGTGATGTCGAATTACCGCATGTATCGTCTGATCTATGACGATCGTTTGCGGCCAAATTCGCCCGCCTCCAGCATTAGCAGATGA
- a CDS encoding dienelactone hydrolase family protein, whose translation MTRGLLIILILAAGVFAQADPLSQPGPYAAGWRSVTITRPNNSTFTARLYYPAAVNGQNTAYNGAGAPYPAITFGHGFLQAVSTYQSTLNHLATHGYFVIASDSENGLFPSHQNFANDLRFSLDHLTQQNGEQSSFLFNQVATTRYGASGHSMGGGASILAASQDARIKALANLAAVETNPSATAAMSNVNVPVSLISGSADTIVPVSSNGQLMYNAGRAPKMLPVIQGGWHCGFQESNGIGCDNGTITRAQQLAETRRLLTAFFDLYLKGNEERWKQVWGSGFQTAVTSGQRNSGIELTPAEQIVTNPVGVETTFSVTVTNRGATPAAYRAFIEQRRWVVGADPAITGVIAPNASANITFRVRRHWKNNSPLENLLISIRNESDGLTRNFTPITLRPN comes from the coding sequence ATGACAAGGGGTTTGCTTATAATTCTCATTTTGGCCGCGGGCGTTTTCGCGCAGGCGGACCCGTTGTCGCAGCCCGGCCCGTACGCTGCGGGCTGGCGGAGCGTCACGATCACACGGCCAAATAATTCCACCTTTACCGCGCGTCTCTATTATCCGGCAGCGGTGAACGGCCAGAATACTGCATACAACGGTGCCGGAGCGCCGTATCCCGCTATCACATTCGGCCACGGATTTCTGCAAGCAGTTTCTACCTATCAATCCACGCTCAATCATCTCGCAACGCACGGATATTTCGTCATCGCTTCCGATTCGGAAAACGGTTTGTTCCCGAGCCATCAAAACTTTGCGAACGACCTGCGGTTCTCGCTGGACCATCTGACGCAACAGAACGGTGAACAAAGCTCATTTCTCTTCAACCAGGTCGCTACTACGCGTTATGGAGCCAGCGGCCATTCGATGGGCGGCGGTGCGAGCATTTTGGCGGCATCTCAGGATGCTCGGATCAAGGCTCTCGCCAACCTCGCCGCTGTGGAAACGAATCCTTCGGCGACGGCTGCAATGTCCAACGTCAACGTTCCCGTCAGCCTTATCTCAGGAAGTGCCGATACCATCGTCCCTGTATCGTCGAACGGCCAACTGATGTACAACGCGGGACGAGCGCCGAAAATGCTTCCCGTCATTCAGGGCGGCTGGCACTGCGGTTTTCAGGAATCGAACGGCATCGGCTGTGATAACGGTACTATAACCCGAGCCCAACAGCTTGCAGAGACGCGGCGTTTGCTTACCGCTTTTTTCGACCTGTATTTAAAGGGAAACGAAGAAAGATGGAAACAGGTCTGGGGCAGCGGATTTCAAACAGCGGTCACCTCGGGACAGCGTAATTCAGGCATCGAGTTGACGCCTGCTGAACAGATAGTGACAAATCCCGTTGGCGTCGAGACGACATTCAGCGTAACGGTCACCAATCGCGGTGCGACGCCTGCTGCCTATCGAGCGTTCATCGAACAGCGGCGTTGGGTCGTAGGAGCAGACCCCGCGATAACGGGCGTTATAGCACCCAACGCTTCGGCGAACATCACTTTTCGTGTCCGCCGTCACTGGAAAAACAATTCTCCGCTCGAAAATCTTTTGATCTCGATCAGAAACGAATCGGACGGGCTGACGAGAAATTTCACTCCGATCACCTTGAGGCCCAACTGA
- a CDS encoding bifunctional 5,10-methylenetetrahydrofolate dehydrogenase/5,10-methenyltetrahydrofolate cyclohydrolase, whose amino-acid sequence MPAQLLQGKPIAEAIKSEVAAEVMGLRFRPGLAVVRIGEDPASAVYVGSKVRTTEELGMYSEHIHLQPDITQDELLDIVRELNARDDIDGVLVQLPLPEHINDREILEAIDPAKDVDGFHPMNVGRLSQGRDSLVPCTPAGVIEILKRSNIEIAGRHAVVIGRSNIVGKPMAMLLLQENATVTICHSRTRDLPAITRQADILIAAIGRAGFVRGEHIGENAAVVDVGINNVSDKDFAAELFSEEDLPKRLAAIEKRGFTLVGDVNPKEAMERAGSFTPVPGGVGLLTVAMLMKNTVSAAVMRRGA is encoded by the coding sequence ATGCCCGCTCAACTTTTACAAGGAAAACCCATTGCCGAGGCGATCAAATCAGAGGTCGCAGCTGAGGTCATGGGATTGCGGTTTCGCCCCGGTTTGGCAGTCGTCCGCATCGGCGAAGACCCTGCATCTGCGGTTTACGTCGGCAGTAAGGTAAGGACGACCGAAGAGCTCGGCATGTATTCCGAGCATATTCACCTGCAGCCGGACATAACGCAGGACGAACTGCTGGATATCGTTCGAGAACTTAATGCCCGCGATGATATTGACGGTGTTCTGGTCCAACTGCCGCTTCCCGAACACATAAACGACCGCGAGATATTGGAAGCGATCGACCCCGCGAAGGACGTTGACGGTTTTCATCCGATGAATGTAGGACGGCTGTCACAGGGCCGCGACTCGCTCGTACCCTGCACGCCGGCAGGCGTAATAGAGATATTAAAACGTTCGAATATTGAGATCGCGGGCCGCCACGCAGTGGTCATCGGCCGCAGCAATATCGTCGGCAAGCCGATGGCCATGCTGCTGCTGCAGGAAAATGCCACGGTGACCATCTGTCATTCGCGAACGCGCGATCTGCCTGCGATAACCAGACAGGCTGACATTCTGATAGCGGCCATAGGACGTGCCGGTTTTGTTCGCGGCGAACATATCGGTGAGAACGCCGCAGTCGTGGATGTCGGTATCAATAACGTGTCGGATAAGGATTTTGCTGCTGAACTCTTCTCGGAAGAAGACCTGCCGAAACGTCTTGCCGCGATCGAAAAACGCGGCTTCACGCTTGTGGGCGACGTCAATCCGAAAGAAGCGATGGAACGTGCCGGCTCATTCACGCCGGTGCCCGGCGGCGTCGGGCTTCTGACCGTCGCGATGTTAATGAAGAATACTGTGTCGGCGGCCGTAATGCGCCGCGGTGCTTAA
- a CDS encoding nucleoside triphosphate pyrophosphohydrolase family protein yields the protein MNFEDYQSAASKTALYPRRLENLEYPTLGLAGEAGEVANIVKKIQRDHGGVLNEEFRSKLKDELGDVLWYISACADELGLSLSEIAEYNVDKLAKRHGR from the coding sequence ATGAACTTCGAAGATTACCAATCTGCCGCAAGCAAGACGGCTCTTTATCCGCGTCGGCTCGAGAACCTCGAATATCCGACGCTGGGCCTTGCAGGCGAAGCCGGCGAGGTAGCCAACATCGTCAAGAAGATACAGCGCGATCACGGCGGCGTTCTGAACGAAGAGTTTCGGAGCAAGCTGAAGGACGAGCTGGGCGACGTTCTATGGTACATCTCGGCATGCGCTGACGAGCTTGGCCTGTCGCTCAGCGAGATCGCCGAGTACAACGTGGACAAACTCGCCAAGCGTCATGGTAGATAG
- a CDS encoding dephospho-CoA kinase — MLKVGLTGSIAVGKSYVCECFRELGCHVLDADLTARKVVEPGTPGLARIVEEFGNGVLLADGSLDRKRLGSVVFGNEEKRLLLNSIVHPLVIDAQDRWLKDVESKQPGGIAIIDAALMIESGGYKRFNKLIVVWCKPDIQLQRLTSRDGLTAEEAIKRISSQMPQEEKKRYADFLIDTSHGFEDTQRQVRQVFSSLNEIGSTESKPYDPAR; from the coding sequence ATGCTGAAGGTCGGCCTTACGGGTTCCATCGCAGTTGGGAAATCCTACGTTTGCGAATGTTTTCGCGAACTCGGCTGCCATGTACTTGATGCGGACCTGACCGCACGCAAGGTCGTCGAACCGGGCACGCCGGGACTCGCACGTATCGTTGAGGAATTTGGCAACGGTGTTCTGCTCGCGGACGGCTCGCTGGACCGCAAAAGACTTGGTTCCGTAGTATTTGGAAATGAGGAAAAGCGGCTGCTTCTGAATTCCATTGTCCATCCGCTGGTCATCGATGCTCAAGACAGATGGCTGAAGGACGTAGAGAGCAAACAACCGGGCGGCATTGCGATCATCGATGCGGCACTGATGATCGAATCCGGAGGTTACAAACGTTTTAACAAACTTATTGTCGTCTGGTGCAAACCTGATATACAATTGCAGCGTCTTACCTCCAGAGACGGTTTAACAGCGGAAGAGGCAATTAAGCGCATTAGTTCGCAAATGCCGCAGGAGGAGAAAAAGCGTTACGCAGACTTTCTTATCGACACTTCCCACGGTTTCGAAGATACGCAGAGACAGGTTCGACAGGTTTTCAGTTCACTAAATGAGATCGGCTCAACAGAAAGCAAACCGTATGATCCAGCCCGTTAG
- a CDS encoding peptide ABC transporter substrate-binding protein has product MIQPVRTGFLLSAFILLSLVFSACEAVESPKGAAYYSKVAAPLKKELRWSNGGSPKHIDPAFAATPPETDIVRSVYEGLTLLDGTSLKAVPAVAESWEASEDKKEWTFRLRKDVNWSNGDAVTADDFIRSWKRLAALREKAANSELLLNIRGVAAIIDPSKEADVSADPFLFQIDPTIDPETGGSPTPTPSPAAKLPEQEAPPSPMPAVKLGFESIDERTIRISLVEPDASLPRLMADPIFSPIHRSDIKDALKPVERPKVTNGAFVIENISNAAISVSRSERYWNARSVGLDRIEFISMPSAETALQAYRGGKLDVITNANFEPLALKLLAPYEDFRTTVHSALNFYEFNNSRPPFSDRRVRLALATAIDRERLAETEMAGSVEPAYSFLPLSDSKEARFEHDVEAAKASLTAAGFPDGKGFPTVKLVVNRNNVQQKVARAVAKMWKEELNIETEIVLKEAAEMDAVRRSGDFDLIRRGVVLPSPNETASLLAIFDRRKKAAAAGTTLPQGTPTPQTSSTPVNSNSAAASPMPTDEDLLTELSAIYDVEAIPLYFPRSYALVQPYVQGFDLNGIDSPSVGSLSVDTAWAAAGIF; this is encoded by the coding sequence ATGATCCAGCCCGTTAGAACGGGCTTTTTGCTCTCTGCTTTTATTTTACTTTCTCTCGTATTTTCTGCCTGCGAAGCGGTCGAGAGCCCCAAAGGTGCGGCCTATTATTCAAAGGTCGCAGCACCGCTGAAAAAGGAACTCCGTTGGAGTAACGGCGGTTCGCCGAAACACATAGATCCTGCATTTGCCGCAACGCCTCCCGAAACTGACATCGTTCGGTCAGTTTACGAAGGACTGACCTTGCTCGACGGAACTTCGCTAAAAGCAGTTCCCGCTGTCGCCGAATCGTGGGAAGCCTCTGAGGATAAGAAGGAATGGACGTTTCGCCTTCGCAAAGATGTCAATTGGTCGAATGGCGATGCCGTAACGGCCGACGATTTTATCAGGTCTTGGAAACGTCTTGCCGCTCTTCGCGAGAAAGCTGCGAATAGCGAATTACTGCTAAACATTAGAGGCGTGGCGGCGATCATAGACCCGTCAAAAGAAGCCGACGTCTCTGCTGATCCTTTCTTGTTTCAGATCGATCCCACAATAGATCCGGAGACTGGCGGATCACCGACACCAACGCCATCGCCTGCCGCAAAACTGCCGGAACAGGAAGCGCCTCCGTCGCCGATGCCTGCCGTAAAACTCGGCTTTGAATCTATCGATGAACGCACGATACGAATTTCGTTGGTCGAACCGGACGCATCGCTGCCGAGGCTGATGGCTGACCCGATCTTTAGCCCAATTCATCGATCGGATATCAAAGATGCATTAAAGCCCGTCGAAAGGCCGAAGGTTACGAACGGCGCTTTTGTCATTGAAAACATATCGAACGCCGCTATTTCGGTCTCGCGGTCAGAGCGATACTGGAACGCCCGCTCTGTCGGGCTGGACCGTATCGAGTTCATCTCAATGCCGTCGGCGGAAACAGCTTTGCAGGCGTACAGAGGCGGGAAACTCGATGTCATCACGAATGCGAATTTTGAACCGCTCGCCCTAAAGCTGCTCGCACCGTACGAGGACTTTCGCACGACGGTCCATTCCGCTCTTAACTTTTACGAATTCAACAACTCTCGTCCTCCCTTCTCGGACCGCCGCGTTCGGCTTGCCCTCGCAACTGCCATCGACCGCGAAAGATTGGCCGAGACCGAGATGGCGGGCAGCGTAGAGCCCGCTTATTCTTTCCTGCCGCTGAGCGATTCGAAAGAAGCTCGTTTCGAACATGACGTCGAGGCAGCCAAGGCATCACTCACAGCTGCCGGCTTCCCCGACGGCAAAGGCTTTCCGACCGTCAAACTCGTCGTCAACCGAAACAATGTCCAGCAAAAGGTCGCCCGTGCTGTTGCAAAGATGTGGAAAGAGGAACTGAACATCGAGACGGAGATCGTCTTGAAAGAAGCCGCGGAAATGGACGCTGTAAGGAGATCCGGTGATTTTGACCTGATACGTCGCGGGGTCGTGCTGCCGTCGCCGAACGAAACGGCAAGTTTGTTGGCAATCTTCGATCGACGAAAGAAGGCCGCTGCAGCCGGGACCACCCTGCCGCAGGGGACTCCGACGCCTCAGACCTCGTCGACACCGGTCAACTCTAATTCAGCCGCTGCTTCGCCAATGCCAACCGACGAGGATCTGCTGACCGAACTTTCCGCTATTTACGATGTCGAAGCAATTCCGTTATACTTCCCTCGTTCGTACGCGTTGGTACAGCCGTACGTTCAGGGCTTTGATCTCAACGGCATTGATTCACCTTCGGTAGGCTCGCTCAGCGTAGATACCGCGTGGGCAGCGGCGGGCATATTCTAA
- a CDS encoding peptide ABC transporter substrate-binding protein, which translates to MNRTFGKLVSLGLIATLLFSAMSCARVDSGDYFGRTVPPSDNILRYVSGSEPESFDPHISSGQPEARIYMALFDGLVENDPKTLLPIPAIAKNWEISSNVDIFVFKLRDNAKWSDGTPISAQDFVYSFRRGFDAETLSRTASLGYFIRYSEDFNNGDVFVKKDGRFLLEHEVNATEPHTVTPFGPETEFATFINGPTRLTLPGDEKERSKLFEKDEKLRSAVEGGEFVPVKAEDIGVEAVDDKTLRLTLRQSAPFFLGLLAHQFFRPVPRHVVEKHGADWTKPENIVTNGAFKVKHHRPYDELFLVKNENYWDAENVHLDGIKFYPIDENATILNLYKGGAIDAFLNHSVPASWIDEVRRYKDEYLDHPENATAYYSMNMTKPPFDDVRVRRAFQMSVDRDALSNYRKVTKPLYDLTPAGIFPDYDRARAKVSEEMRIEKKKSPEEWAKYNRFDPAEARRLLSEAGFPVEGSEGNFACPKFPTDSVSLTFNTNENNRMVAEFIQAQWKRHLGITISLKSQEFRTFLKDRNDLQYSGLAQSLWSGDYMDPFTFLGLHYGRQNDGGSGFADKEYDRMLDEANSELDFQKRYEKLARAEAYVMDKLPVVTLSIYATNWLKKPYVKGMYPNPGTLHPWKFVYIEKDPAKWDRNVDNIMAESNPRTAAQLEELKRTMTQN; encoded by the coding sequence ATGAACCGTACCTTCGGCAAGTTAGTTTCTCTAGGCTTGATCGCGACACTGCTGTTCTCGGCGATGTCGTGTGCCCGCGTCGACAGCGGAGACTATTTCGGCAGGACCGTGCCGCCGAGCGACAACATTCTTCGATATGTCTCCGGGTCGGAACCTGAGTCATTTGATCCGCATATTTCGTCAGGCCAGCCGGAGGCGCGTATCTATATGGCACTTTTCGATGGTTTGGTCGAAAACGATCCAAAGACCTTGCTTCCCATTCCGGCGATCGCGAAAAACTGGGAGATCAGCAGTAACGTTGATATCTTCGTTTTCAAGCTCCGCGACAATGCCAAATGGAGTGACGGCACTCCGATATCCGCTCAAGATTTTGTATACAGTTTTCGACGCGGCTTCGATGCCGAGACACTGTCGCGAACCGCAAGTCTCGGCTATTTCATTCGATATTCGGAAGATTTCAACAATGGTGATGTTTTCGTCAAGAAGGACGGACGGTTCCTGCTTGAACATGAGGTGAACGCCACCGAACCGCATACAGTAACGCCGTTCGGTCCTGAGACAGAGTTTGCGACGTTCATTAACGGCCCGACCCGCCTCACTCTTCCGGGCGATGAAAAGGAACGGTCAAAGCTTTTTGAAAAGGACGAAAAGCTGCGGTCTGCGGTCGAAGGCGGCGAATTCGTCCCTGTAAAGGCAGAAGACATCGGCGTCGAAGCGGTTGATGATAAGACGCTTCGGCTAACGCTGCGTCAAAGCGCACCTTTCTTCCTTGGATTGCTTGCACATCAATTTTTTCGGCCGGTTCCGCGGCATGTCGTGGAAAAACACGGCGCGGACTGGACCAAGCCCGAAAACATCGTCACCAACGGAGCGTTCAAGGTCAAACATCATCGGCCTTATGATGAGCTGTTCCTCGTGAAGAACGAAAACTATTGGGACGCTGAGAATGTCCATCTCGACGGCATCAAGTTCTATCCCATCGACGAGAACGCGACCATACTTAACCTTTACAAAGGCGGGGCCATCGATGCGTTCCTGAACCATTCCGTACCGGCTTCCTGGATCGACGAAGTAAGGCGATACAAGGACGAATATCTCGATCATCCCGAGAATGCGACCGCCTATTACTCGATGAACATGACAAAGCCGCCGTTCGATGACGTAAGAGTACGGCGAGCGTTTCAAATGTCAGTAGATCGGGACGCTCTTTCGAACTATCGAAAAGTGACCAAACCGCTTTATGACCTCACGCCGGCGGGCATTTTCCCGGATTATGACAGGGCCCGTGCAAAGGTCAGCGAGGAAATGCGCATCGAGAAAAAGAAGTCTCCCGAAGAGTGGGCGAAATACAACAGATTTGACCCGGCCGAGGCACGCAGGCTGCTCAGCGAGGCCGGCTTCCCTGTCGAAGGATCCGAAGGAAATTTCGCCTGCCCCAAGTTCCCGACAGATTCAGTATCGCTGACGTTCAATACCAACGAGAACAATCGGATGGTCGCCGAATTCATACAGGCACAATGGAAACGGCACCTCGGTATTACAATTTCATTGAAGAGCCAGGAATTCCGCACGTTTCTCAAAGATCGAAACGATCTCCAGTACTCAGGACTCGCACAGAGCCTTTGGTCGGGCGATTACATGGACCCGTTCACGTTTCTGGGTCTTCACTACGGCCGCCAAAACGACGGCGGTTCCGGATTTGCGGACAAGGAATATGACCGAATGCTGGATGAGGCGAACAGCGAACTCGATTTCCAAAAGCGCTACGAAAAACTCGCTAGGGCAGAAGCATATGTGATGGACAAACTGCCCGTGGTCACACTGTCGATCTACGCGACCAACTGGCTGAAAAAGCCTTACGTCAAAGGCATGTATCCGAATCCCGGCACGCTGCATCCATGGAAGTTCGTCTATATTGAGAAAGATCCCGCAAAATGGGACCGGAACGTAGATAACATCATGGCGGAAAGCAACCCGCGAACGGCGGCACAGCTTGAGGAACTGAAGCGGACGATGACGCAGAACTAG
- a CDS encoding ABC transporter permease: MLGFILKRLLLIIPMALIAVSVTWALIRVAPGTFYSSEKKIPAAVEAKLREKYGLDDPWYKQYGIMLSNIARGDFGISLKYEGQPVNEIIARHLPYSAVIGLLAYLLALAIGLAAGTIAALRQNSAFDYASMSAAMLGLSVPNFVLGPLLVLVFSFWLYLLPPARWGGFTSLILPVVTLAAIYAAYIARLTRAGLLEVMRSDYIRTARAKGLSERSVILRHALRGGLLPVVSFTGPALAALLAGTVVVEKVFAIPGLGNIFIQSVLNRDEPLVLGIVAFISVLVMIFNLIVDIAYGFIDPRIRYE, encoded by the coding sequence ATGCTCGGATTTATCCTAAAACGCCTGCTCCTGATCATACCGATGGCGCTGATCGCCGTATCGGTCACATGGGCGTTGATACGCGTCGCTCCGGGAACGTTCTATTCATCTGAAAAGAAGATCCCGGCCGCGGTCGAAGCAAAGCTGCGTGAAAAATACGGCCTGGACGACCCGTGGTATAAGCAGTACGGCATTATGCTTTCGAACATTGCCCGCGGCGATTTCGGCATCTCTCTGAAATATGAGGGCCAGCCCGTCAACGAGATCATAGCGAGGCATCTGCCGTATTCGGCGGTCATCGGGCTGCTAGCGTATCTGCTAGCTCTTGCCATCGGCCTGGCTGCAGGCACGATAGCGGCGTTGCGGCAAAATTCGGCATTCGACTATGCTTCGATGTCCGCGGCGATGTTGGGGCTTTCGGTGCCGAACTTTGTCTTGGGGCCGCTTCTCGTTCTTGTGTTTTCTTTTTGGCTCTATTTACTGCCGCCCGCAAGATGGGGCGGTTTTACCTCGCTGATCTTGCCGGTCGTTACGCTGGCCGCAATCTACGCCGCCTATATCGCCCGTTTGACGCGTGCAGGACTGTTGGAAGTAATGCGGTCGGACTACATCCGCACGGCAAGGGCAAAAGGCCTGAGCGAGCGTTCTGTTATCCTTCGGCATGCTCTCCGCGGCGGCCTGCTTCCGGTGGTGTCTTTTACCGGACCCGCTCTTGCGGCCCTTCTTGCCGGGACCGTGGTCGTTGAAAAGGTGTTTGCCATTCCCGGCCTCGGAAATATTTTTATTCAGTCCGTATTAAATCGCGACGAGCCGCTTGTTCTCGGCATCGTCGCATTCATTTCAGTTTTGGTAATGATCTTTAATCTGATCGTTGATATCGCTTACGGCTTTATCGACCCGAGGATCAGATACGAATAA